CTGAATCCCTTGCGAACCAATGCAGTTGTCAACGCTAGCATTCGAAGCACTGAACTTGATAGTGTCGGCAGGACATCTAGCATTGATATATCCACGGGGCGGCAAGGCCCTTGTGGCAACCGGCAGACGGACAAGGGTGGTTGTGATGGAAGCGCTCGTACAAACCCTGGCCGTGGTGGCCACGATGGCCAACGCGGTGGTCTACGGCACCGACGTCTTCTCCGCGATCGTCCAGCGGCCCGCCCTCGCGCACGTCGACGACGCGGTGCTGACCAGCACCATGGGGCAGATCCACCGCTTCGGGGACCGGCGGATGCCCGTCCCGGGCGTCTTCGGCCTGGTCGCCACCGTGGCCACGGCCGTCGCGGCCGGCTTCGGCGGCGAGACGGCGCCGGCCGTCGCCGCGGCGGTGGCGGCGCTGGCCCTGGTGGTGTGGCTGGCCGTCTACAACAAGGTCAGCGCGCCGGTGAACAAGGAGCTCACCGGCGCGGCGCTGGACTGCCGCACCGCGCCCGACGCGCGGGGCCTG
This portion of the Streptomyces sp. NBC_01571 genome encodes:
- a CDS encoding DUF1772 domain-containing protein — protein: MEALVQTLAVVATMANAVVYGTDVFSAIVQRPALAHVDDAVLTSTMGQIHRFGDRRMPVPGVFGLVATVATAVAAGFGGETAPAVAAAVAALALVVWLAVYNKVSAPVNKELTGAALDCRTAPDARGLQRTWDSVINARVVLQAVALGAMCVALVTS